Proteins from a single region of Gossypium arboreum isolate Shixiya-1 chromosome 1, ASM2569848v2, whole genome shotgun sequence:
- the LOC108468200 gene encoding probable GABA transporter 2 isoform X1 — MAEPPERDPFPEFRLDSDAGATFVLESKGKWWHAGFHLTTAIVGPTILTLPYAFRGLGWGLGFLCLTVLGCVTFYSYYLMSKVLEHCEKAGRRHIRFRELAADVLGSGWMFYFVIFIQTAINTGVGIGAILLAGECLKIMYENLSPNGSLKLYEFIAMVTVVMIVLSQLPSFHSLRHINFASLILCLGYTFLMVGACINAGLSKNAPPRDYSLDPSVSSRVFSAFTSISIIAAIFGNGILPEIQATLAPPATGKMVKGLLMCYTVAFLTFYSAAVSGYWVFGNKSNSNILKSLMPDEGPSSAPTIVLGLAVVFVLLQLLAIGLVYSQVAYEIMEKQSADVKQGMFSKRNLIPRLILRSLYVIFCGFMAAMLPFFGDISGVVGAIGFIPLDFILPMLLYNTTYKPSRSTLTYWINLSIIVVFTGVGIMGSFSSIRKLVLDANKFKLFSSDVVD; from the exons ATGGCGGAGCCTCCAGAACGAGACCCGTTCCCGGAGTTCCGCCTGGATTCTGATGCCGGAGCTACCTTTGTTCTTGAATCAAAAG gGAAGTGGTGGCATGCGGGGTTTCATCTGACGACGGCAATAGTGGGGCCGACAATTCTGACACTGCCGTACGCGTTCAGGGGACTAGGTTGGGGCCTGGGTTTCTTATGTTTAACGGTTTTAGGATGCGTCACTTTCTACTCTTACTATCTCATGTCCAAGGTGCTTGAGCACTGTGAAAAAGCCGGCCGCCGCCATATCCGCTTCCGTGAACTCGCCGCCGACGTTTTAG GGTCTGGTTGGatgttttattttgttatattcaTCCAAACCGCTATCAATACAGGGGTTGGCATAGGGGCAATTTTGCTTGCGGGGGAATGCCTCAAG ATCATGTATGAAAACCTTTCTCCAAATGGATCATTGAAGCTGTATGAGTTTATAGCAATGGTGACAGTGGTGATGATAGTTCTCTCTCAACTTCCTTCCTTCCATTCCCTCAGACATATCAATTTTGCTTCCCTTATTCTCTGCTTGGGGTACACTTTCCTTATGGTTGGTGCTTGTATTAATGCAG GTCTCTCCAAAAATGCTCCTCCTAGGGACTATTCCTTGGACCCTTCAGTTTCATCAAGGGTGTTTAGTGCTTTCACTTCTATCTCCATAATAGCTGCAATTTTTGGGAATGGCATACTTCCTGAAATACAA GCTACTTTGGCTCCACCTGCTACAGGAAAGATGGTGAAAGGACTGCTAATGTGTTACACCGTAGCCTTCCTTACATTCTACTCAGCTGCAGTCTCCGGATATTGGGTTTTTGGCAACAAATCTAACTCAAACATTCTTAAAAGCTTGATGCCTGATGAAGGACCTTCTTCGGCTCCAACCATAGTTCTCGGCCTCGCTGTTGTCTTCGTTCTCCTCCAACTCTTAGCTATTGGCTTG GTTTATTCACAAGTTGCTTATGAGATCATGGAAAAACAATCAGCTGATGTGAAACAAGGGATGTTTTCCAAAAGGAACCTTATCCCTAGGCTAATACTTCGGTCACTGTATGTGATATTCTGTGGGTTTATGGCAGCAATGCTCCCTTTCTTTGGTGACATTAGTGGCGTCGTTGGTGCCATCGGCTTCATCCCGTTAGATTTCATCCTCCCTATGCTTCTTTATAACACGACTTATAAGCCTTCAAGGTCAACCCTCACCTACTGGATCAATTTGTCCATCATTGTTGTCTTCACAGGTGTGGGAATCATGGGTTCATTTTCATCTATTAGGAAATTGGTTCTTGATGCCAACAAGTTCAAGCTTTTTAGCAGTGATGTGGTTGACTAA
- the LOC108468200 gene encoding probable GABA transporter 2 isoform X2, whose amino-acid sequence MAEPPERDPFPEFRLDSDAGATFVLESKGKWWHAGFHLTTAIVGPTILTLPYAFRGLGWGLGFLCLTVLGCVTFYSYYLMSKVLEHCEKAGRRHIRFRELAADVLGVGIGAILLAGECLKIMYENLSPNGSLKLYEFIAMVTVVMIVLSQLPSFHSLRHINFASLILCLGYTFLMVGACINAGLSKNAPPRDYSLDPSVSSRVFSAFTSISIIAAIFGNGILPEIQATLAPPATGKMVKGLLMCYTVAFLTFYSAAVSGYWVFGNKSNSNILKSLMPDEGPSSAPTIVLGLAVVFVLLQLLAIGLVYSQVAYEIMEKQSADVKQGMFSKRNLIPRLILRSLYVIFCGFMAAMLPFFGDISGVVGAIGFIPLDFILPMLLYNTTYKPSRSTLTYWINLSIIVVFTGVGIMGSFSSIRKLVLDANKFKLFSSDVVD is encoded by the exons ATGGCGGAGCCTCCAGAACGAGACCCGTTCCCGGAGTTCCGCCTGGATTCTGATGCCGGAGCTACCTTTGTTCTTGAATCAAAAG gGAAGTGGTGGCATGCGGGGTTTCATCTGACGACGGCAATAGTGGGGCCGACAATTCTGACACTGCCGTACGCGTTCAGGGGACTAGGTTGGGGCCTGGGTTTCTTATGTTTAACGGTTTTAGGATGCGTCACTTTCTACTCTTACTATCTCATGTCCAAGGTGCTTGAGCACTGTGAAAAAGCCGGCCGCCGCCATATCCGCTTCCGTGAACTCGCCGCCGACGTTTTAG GGGTTGGCATAGGGGCAATTTTGCTTGCGGGGGAATGCCTCAAG ATCATGTATGAAAACCTTTCTCCAAATGGATCATTGAAGCTGTATGAGTTTATAGCAATGGTGACAGTGGTGATGATAGTTCTCTCTCAACTTCCTTCCTTCCATTCCCTCAGACATATCAATTTTGCTTCCCTTATTCTCTGCTTGGGGTACACTTTCCTTATGGTTGGTGCTTGTATTAATGCAG GTCTCTCCAAAAATGCTCCTCCTAGGGACTATTCCTTGGACCCTTCAGTTTCATCAAGGGTGTTTAGTGCTTTCACTTCTATCTCCATAATAGCTGCAATTTTTGGGAATGGCATACTTCCTGAAATACAA GCTACTTTGGCTCCACCTGCTACAGGAAAGATGGTGAAAGGACTGCTAATGTGTTACACCGTAGCCTTCCTTACATTCTACTCAGCTGCAGTCTCCGGATATTGGGTTTTTGGCAACAAATCTAACTCAAACATTCTTAAAAGCTTGATGCCTGATGAAGGACCTTCTTCGGCTCCAACCATAGTTCTCGGCCTCGCTGTTGTCTTCGTTCTCCTCCAACTCTTAGCTATTGGCTTG GTTTATTCACAAGTTGCTTATGAGATCATGGAAAAACAATCAGCTGATGTGAAACAAGGGATGTTTTCCAAAAGGAACCTTATCCCTAGGCTAATACTTCGGTCACTGTATGTGATATTCTGTGGGTTTATGGCAGCAATGCTCCCTTTCTTTGGTGACATTAGTGGCGTCGTTGGTGCCATCGGCTTCATCCCGTTAGATTTCATCCTCCCTATGCTTCTTTATAACACGACTTATAAGCCTTCAAGGTCAACCCTCACCTACTGGATCAATTTGTCCATCATTGTTGTCTTCACAGGTGTGGGAATCATGGGTTCATTTTCATCTATTAGGAAATTGGTTCTTGATGCCAACAAGTTCAAGCTTTTTAGCAGTGATGTGGTTGACTAA